Proteins co-encoded in one Pseudophryne corroboree isolate aPseCor3 chromosome 1, aPseCor3.hap2, whole genome shotgun sequence genomic window:
- the CLDN5 gene encoding claudin-5, which yields MSSGVLEIFGLSISIIGWVGVMLACALPMWQVSAFIEQNIVVAQFIWEGLWMSCVVQSTGQMQCKVYDSILALSPELQAGRALTVLASIVGLIGLLVTIVGAQCTTCFQGSSMKNRVVFAGGIIYILTGLLVLIPLCWIANIVIREFYDPLVPASRKREMGAALYIGWAATALLLLGGILLCLSCPIKGQHTPPVKYSASRRPTSNGDYDKKNYV from the coding sequence ATGAGTTCTGGAGTCCTGGAGATATTCGGTCTGTCCATAAGCATCATCGGCTGGGTGGGGGTGATGTTGGCATGTGCCCTCCCCATGTGGCAAGTATCTGCTTTCATCGAGCAAAACATCGTGGTGGCACAGTTCATTTGGGAAGGTCTATGGATGTCCTGTGTGGTGCAAAGTACCGGGCAGATGCAGTGCAAGGTGTATGACTCTATCCTAGCCCTCAGCCCGGAGCTGCAGGCTGGCAGGGCTCTCACTGTGCTGGCATCCATCGTGGGTCTCATCGGACTGCTGGTCACTATAGTGGGAGCTCAGTGCACCACCTGCTTCCAAGGCAGCAGCATGAAAAACCGGGTGGTATTTGCAGGAGGAATTATCTACATACTGACCGGGCTGCTGGTCCTCATCCCGCTCTGTTGGATCGCCAATATCGTGATCAGGGAGTTCTATGACCCGCTTGTGCCCGCTTCCAGGAAGAGAGAGATGGGGGCAGCGCTGTACATTGGCTGGGCGGCTACTGCCCTCTTGCTCCTGGGGGGCATCCTGCTCTGCTTATCGTGCCCGATAAAGGGGCAGCACACACCGCCGGTCAAGTACTCTGCCTCCCGGAGGCCAACTTCCAACGGGGACTATGATAAGAAGAACTATGTATAA